The sequence below is a genomic window from Desulfobacterales bacterium.
TGCGTGTGGATCATATCGATGTGGAGACTCAGTCCAATTTTGATCAGGCAATGGCCGATGCCCACCAGGGGTCGGACCGGTCGGACGGACGCAAAAGAATGGTCGGCCGTGCCCGTATCGCATCCGCTGACGACACGACGGATGCAGCGATCCTACCGGTGATTGAGAACGGCCAAGGTGCCTTGAATTTGGTGGTCTAAGGCGAATCAGACGGGGGAAGCAAGAATACATTTTGATGTCAGTGATTTAGAGCTCTGGGGTAAAAAAATTACAGGTGAAAGGATATGCATGATGTCAGTAGGATCGGTAACAACCAATAGCAGCGGCTACAACGCCTTTATTGAGGACAATGCTGCCCGTGCGACCACGGAAAAAGATCCTCTGGGCCGGGATGCCTTTTTAACCATGTTGGTGGCGCAGCTTAAAAACCAGGACCCCCTCAATCCGATGCAGGGATCGGATTTTTCGGCCCAGTTGGCCCAATTTTCCTCACTGGAGCAATTATTCAATGTCAACGACAACCTAGAGACACTTCAGGGCAGCTTTGATCAGGGCAATGAGGAGAATTTTCTCGATTATATCGGAAAGCAGGTTTCGGTAAAGGACAGCTCTCTGGCTCTGGCCGATGGAGAAAGTATCGGCGGCGCTTATGCGCTCGATGAGGCAGCTTCCGTTGTCATCAACATATATGATGCCGATGGCCTTCAGGTTGCGCAGCTTACACCGGGGAGCCTGGATGCCGGAATACATGAAGTCGGGTGGAGCGGCAAGGGAGAAGCAGGCGAGCTGTTCCCAGACGGAAAGTATACCTACGAAGTGTATCGTCTGGACAACAACGGTTCATTTACCCAGTTGGACACTGGGTTCAACGGCAAAATTACGGGCGTTACCTTTGAACAGGGTACCCCCTATCTGCTGATGGGAGATCGACTGGTGACGCCTTCAGCCGTGACCAGGGTATGGCAAGATGGATAGTATACGAAGCATTGACGGTGTCCGGCGCTGAAAGCCGGGCGTCGTTGGGTGATAT
It includes:
- a CDS encoding flagellar hook assembly protein FlgD, with the translated sequence MMSVGSVTTNSSGYNAFIEDNAARATTEKDPLGRDAFLTMLVAQLKNQDPLNPMQGSDFSAQLAQFSSLEQLFNVNDNLETLQGSFDQGNEENFLDYIGKQVSVKDSSLALADGESIGGAYALDEAASVVINIYDADGLQVAQLTPGSLDAGIHEVGWSGKGEAGELFPDGKYTYEVYRLDNNGSFTQLDTGFNGKITGVTFEQGTPYLLMGDRLVTPSAVTRVWQDG